The following are from one region of the Haloactinomyces albus genome:
- a CDS encoding HAD family hydrolase, whose product MGQQPVRVRAVIFDLDGVLVDSEHLWDRMRREVVAENGGEWAEGATEAMMGMSTPEWAQYLVDKLGVQLTPERTAEAVIDRMAQLYTDQPPVLPHATDTVRAVAADFPTAIASSAPPRIIRTFLDITELGDTVRYTVSSEEVGAGKPAPDVYQQAAHGLGIPAQECAAVEDSASGLRAAAAAETTVIAVPNPHFPPNEQARQQAHRVLDDIGELPAALRELTHRE is encoded by the coding sequence GTGGGACAGCAACCTGTGCGAGTACGAGCCGTGATCTTCGACCTCGACGGCGTTCTCGTCGACTCCGAACATCTCTGGGACCGGATGCGCCGCGAAGTCGTCGCCGAAAACGGCGGCGAATGGGCCGAGGGAGCCACCGAGGCCATGATGGGCATGAGCACCCCCGAATGGGCCCAATACCTCGTCGACAAGCTCGGCGTCCAACTCACCCCCGAACGCACCGCCGAGGCCGTCATCGACCGCATGGCCCAGCTCTACACCGACCAACCACCGGTACTGCCCCACGCCACCGACACCGTCCGCGCCGTCGCCGCCGACTTCCCCACTGCCATCGCCAGCTCGGCACCACCCCGCATCATCCGCACCTTCCTCGACATCACCGAACTCGGCGACACCGTGCGATACACCGTTTCCAGTGAGGAAGTCGGCGCGGGCAAACCCGCTCCCGACGTCTACCAGCAGGCCGCTCACGGCCTCGGCATCCCCGCACAGGAGTGCGCAGCCGTCGAAGACTCCGCCAGCGGCCTACGTGCCGCAGCCGCAGCGGAGACCACTGTCATCGCCGTACCCAACCCGCACTTCCCACCGAACGAACAAGCCCGGCAACAAGCACACCGCGTGCTCGACGACATCGGCGAACTGCCCGCCGCACTCCGCGAACTCACCCACCGCGAATAA
- a CDS encoding glycosyltransferase family 87 protein: MAGLVLLCLLTGVTLLAGYANKARCTGPEFNEWGRSVPAFQERAYGQACYSDIQKLWIGREIDRHMFPYVHGGITEEGDLYGGVVEYPVLTGMLMWAGAMFVDTDAGFLAASALLLAPFGMATAWWLGRLSGRRALLWALGPPLVLYAFHNWDLAVVACATAAVFTVHRRAGGSLRGRSVFAAVLLGLGAAFKVYPGMFVLPLLLYVLTGGRGGAELPAGVRRFDVRGAAGVAGASMATVAAVNLPFALVGFEGWRASFEFQAQRRVDLSTNSIWYWGFRPYSDTEAFQQIVGVVSPLLVLASFALACLLGWRRRARTGTFPWIQVSAAMLCGFLLLHKVHSPQYTLWLLPFFALVSVRWGWIVAYLVADAMMGIGIFRWMYLITTGQATGIHDGFTAQAVMIGVWGRAALLVGLFVAFLATRSSVDDDEELSTPHDRRLVGGRPAVPSG; the protein is encoded by the coding sequence ATGGCGGGCTTGGTGCTGTTGTGCCTGCTGACCGGTGTGACCCTGCTGGCCGGATATGCGAACAAGGCTCGCTGCACGGGCCCCGAGTTCAACGAGTGGGGGCGGTCGGTTCCGGCCTTCCAGGAACGTGCCTACGGCCAGGCCTGCTACTCCGATATCCAGAAGTTGTGGATCGGTCGGGAGATCGATCGGCACATGTTCCCGTACGTGCACGGGGGAATCACCGAGGAGGGTGATCTCTACGGCGGGGTCGTGGAGTATCCGGTACTGACCGGGATGCTGATGTGGGCCGGGGCGATGTTCGTCGACACCGACGCCGGTTTCCTGGCGGCGTCGGCGTTGTTGCTGGCGCCGTTCGGGATGGCGACCGCGTGGTGGTTGGGCCGGTTGAGCGGTCGGCGGGCGTTGTTGTGGGCGTTGGGGCCTCCGCTGGTGTTGTACGCCTTCCACAACTGGGACCTGGCCGTGGTCGCGTGTGCGACGGCGGCGGTGTTCACGGTTCACCGCCGCGCCGGTGGGTCCCTGCGCGGACGATCGGTCTTCGCTGCTGTCCTGCTGGGACTGGGGGCTGCCTTCAAGGTCTACCCGGGCATGTTCGTGCTGCCGCTGTTGCTGTACGTGCTCACCGGTGGGCGTGGTGGTGCGGAGTTGCCCGCCGGGGTGCGGCGGTTCGATGTCCGGGGTGCGGCGGGAGTGGCCGGTGCCTCGATGGCCACGGTCGCGGCGGTGAATCTGCCGTTCGCTCTGGTCGGGTTCGAGGGATGGCGCGCCTCGTTCGAATTCCAGGCGCAGCGCCGGGTGGATCTGAGCACGAACTCGATCTGGTACTGGGGTTTCCGGCCCTACAGCGACACCGAGGCGTTCCAGCAGATCGTGGGCGTGGTCTCGCCGCTGTTGGTGCTCGCCTCGTTCGCATTGGCGTGCCTGCTGGGATGGCGGCGCCGTGCGCGGACCGGAACGTTCCCGTGGATCCAGGTGTCTGCGGCGATGCTGTGCGGTTTCCTGTTGCTGCACAAGGTGCATTCGCCGCAGTACACGCTGTGGCTGCTGCCGTTCTTCGCGCTGGTATCGGTGCGCTGGGGCTGGATCGTGGCGTATCTGGTCGCCGACGCGATGATGGGTATCGGTATTTTCCGCTGGATGTATCTGATCACGACCGGTCAGGCAACCGGGATCCACGACGGTTTCACGGCGCAGGCGGTGATGATCGGTGTATGGGGACGGGCGGCGCTGCTGGTGGGGCTGTTCGTCGCGTTCCTCGCCACGCGATCCTCGGTGGACGACGACGAGGAGTTGTCCACGCCTCATGACCGCCGCCTTGTCGGTGGCCGCCCCGCGGTGCCATCCGGCTAG
- a CDS encoding single-stranded DNA-binding protein: protein MAGETVITVVGNLTADPELRFTPSGAAVANFTVASTPRTFDRQSGEWKDGEALFLRCSIWRQAAENVAETLTRGMRVVVQGRLRQRSFETKEGEKRTVVEMEADEIGPSLRYATAKVNKVSRGGGSGGAAAPANDPWGSAPPAGSGEGFSDEPPF, encoded by the coding sequence ATGGCTGGTGAAACGGTAATCACAGTGGTCGGCAACCTGACCGCCGACCCGGAACTGCGCTTCACCCCCTCCGGGGCCGCAGTGGCGAACTTCACGGTCGCCTCCACGCCCCGAACCTTCGACCGCCAGTCCGGCGAGTGGAAGGACGGCGAGGCACTGTTCCTGCGCTGCAGCATCTGGCGGCAGGCTGCGGAGAACGTGGCCGAGACCCTCACGCGCGGCATGCGGGTGGTCGTACAGGGGCGGCTGCGTCAGCGTTCCTTCGAGACGAAGGAAGGCGAGAAGCGCACCGTTGTCGAGATGGAGGCCGACGAGATCGGCCCCTCCCTGCGTTACGCGACCGCCAAGGTGAACAAGGTCAGCCGCGGTGGTGGCTCCGGCGGTGCCGCAGCCCCGGCCAACGACCCGTGGGGCTCCGCTCCGCCCGCCGGTTCCGGCGAAGGCTTCAGCGACGAGCCACCGTTCTGA
- a CDS encoding replicative DNA helicase, translating to MALTDERGAEPSPNGDGHSSHNGTFDRQPPQDLAAEQSVLGGMMLSKDAIADVVEVVRPHDFYRPAHHAIYDCILDLYGRGEPADPVTVSAELERRNELARVGGAPYMHTLIATVPTAANAGYYAEIVAEKAVLRRLVEAGTRIVQFGYNGAEGSAIEEVVDRAQAAIYDVTERRTNEDYAALEDLLQPTMDEIDAIASRGGESQGIATGFNDLDAITNGLHPGQMVIVAARPGVGKALALDTPLPTPHGWTTMGEVTAGDQLLGADGTPTTVVSTTEVLHDRPCYEIEFSDGTLVAADAEHQWQLADGRIRTTEQLASEPRTHPAVPGHGELRLPERQYPVQPYALGVWLAAGDPVDGNLRIKHTDLAVNLEVAGLDPTEGEPLFHGAIADQLTELGAWQDHHLPDEYLRGSSDQRRALLAGLLDACGTVADDGTVRLSVSEPISVRVRELILGLGYVCTATPDWDSVPGETTPGNTGTDDTGDSGTSGPTRSFDTSVLVFDSGTDEVFRLARKNELHKQHRPAEARPSTRTIDHIRHVDSIPVRCVEVDARDRLYLASRSMIPTHNSTLGLDFARAASIKQGLGSVIFSLEMGRTEIVMRMLSAEARIRLGDMRGGRMTDDDWTRLARRMSEISEAPLFVDDSPNLTMMEIRAKARRLKQRNDIGLIVVDYMQLMTSGKKVESRQQEVSEFSRNLKLLAKELEVPVVAISQLNRGPEQRNDRRPQLSDLRESGCLTSGTRLLRADTGAEVTFGELMETGERPIVWSLDDRMRMVPRPITNVFSSGVKEVFKVRLASGREIEATANHPMLTIHDWLPLGELVVGDRVAVPRSVPEPLGAEPLPESEIIMLAHLIGDGSFVKRQPIRYASIDEANLEAVTEAAKHFGITPIRDEHAAAKVTTLRLPAPYRLTHGKRNPIAAWLDEMGLFGLRSHEKFIPERVFSLPREQIALFLRHLWATDGSIFVRSSNAVNVYYATRSKRLADNVQQLLLRFSIHTRIYRAKKSGYRDMWHVQVYGVESQSRFLDKIGVHGARNAKAQSAKVRLAEMTYQGRFDTIPSAVWNHVQIAMKRSNVSLASVQAAAGASRGDLDLEYSPTRVRFAKMAPLFDNDHLSALANSDVFWDEIVEITSLGEQPVYDATVDETHNFTANGIVMHNSLEQDADMVFLIHRPDAFEQDDPRMGEADLILAKHRAGPTGTVTVAHQLHYSRFVDMARE from the coding sequence GTGGCGCTGACCGACGAACGCGGTGCCGAGCCCTCGCCGAACGGCGACGGGCATTCGAGCCACAACGGAACCTTCGACCGGCAGCCACCACAGGACCTGGCCGCCGAACAGTCGGTTCTCGGCGGCATGATGCTGAGCAAGGACGCGATCGCCGACGTGGTCGAAGTGGTGCGCCCACACGACTTCTACCGGCCCGCGCACCACGCCATCTACGACTGCATCCTCGATCTCTACGGACGCGGCGAGCCCGCCGACCCGGTCACCGTCTCCGCGGAACTGGAACGCCGCAACGAACTGGCACGTGTCGGTGGCGCGCCCTACATGCACACCCTCATCGCCACCGTGCCCACCGCGGCCAACGCCGGGTACTACGCCGAGATCGTCGCGGAGAAAGCCGTTCTCCGACGTCTCGTCGAAGCGGGCACCCGGATCGTGCAGTTCGGCTACAACGGCGCCGAGGGCTCGGCGATCGAGGAAGTCGTGGACCGTGCCCAGGCAGCCATCTACGACGTCACCGAACGCCGCACCAACGAGGACTACGCGGCCCTCGAAGACCTCCTACAGCCGACGATGGACGAGATCGACGCCATCGCCTCGCGCGGAGGAGAGTCCCAGGGAATCGCCACCGGCTTCAACGACCTGGACGCGATCACCAATGGTCTGCATCCGGGTCAGATGGTCATCGTCGCCGCCCGCCCCGGTGTCGGCAAGGCACTGGCGCTGGACACTCCGCTACCCACGCCGCACGGCTGGACCACGATGGGCGAGGTCACAGCAGGCGATCAACTGCTCGGCGCGGACGGCACCCCCACCACCGTGGTCTCGACGACCGAGGTTCTGCACGACCGGCCCTGCTACGAGATCGAGTTCTCCGACGGCACCCTCGTCGCCGCCGACGCCGAGCATCAGTGGCAGCTCGCCGACGGTCGCATCCGAACCACCGAACAACTCGCCTCCGAGCCCCGGACGCACCCCGCGGTCCCCGGTCACGGTGAACTCCGGCTCCCGGAGCGGCAATACCCCGTGCAGCCCTACGCGCTCGGTGTCTGGCTGGCGGCGGGAGACCCGGTGGACGGGAACCTGCGTATCAAGCACACCGACCTCGCGGTGAACCTCGAAGTCGCCGGACTCGACCCCACCGAGGGCGAACCACTGTTCCACGGCGCAATCGCCGACCAGCTCACCGAACTGGGCGCCTGGCAGGATCATCACCTGCCCGACGAATACCTGCGCGGCAGCTCCGACCAGCGCCGCGCGCTGCTCGCGGGTCTGCTGGACGCCTGCGGCACGGTCGCCGACGACGGCACGGTCCGGCTGAGCGTCAGCGAGCCCATCTCCGTACGCGTGCGGGAACTGATACTCGGTCTCGGCTACGTCTGCACCGCCACCCCCGACTGGGACAGCGTCCCTGGTGAGACCACTCCGGGCAACACCGGCACGGACGACACCGGGGACAGCGGCACGAGTGGGCCGACCCGGTCCTTCGACACCTCGGTGCTGGTCTTCGACAGCGGTACCGACGAAGTTTTCCGGCTCGCCCGCAAAAACGAGCTGCACAAGCAGCATCGTCCGGCCGAGGCTCGGCCGTCCACACGCACCATCGACCACATCCGACACGTGGACAGCATCCCCGTGCGGTGCGTCGAGGTGGACGCCCGCGACCGGTTGTATCTAGCGAGCCGGTCGATGATCCCCACCCACAATTCCACCCTCGGGCTGGACTTCGCTCGTGCCGCCTCGATCAAGCAGGGACTGGGCAGCGTCATCTTCTCGCTGGAGATGGGCCGCACCGAGATCGTCATGCGCATGCTGTCGGCCGAGGCCCGCATTCGGCTGGGCGATATGCGCGGCGGTCGCATGACCGACGACGACTGGACCCGGCTCGCCCGGCGCATGAGCGAGATCAGCGAGGCACCACTGTTCGTGGACGACTCGCCGAATCTCACGATGATGGAGATCCGCGCGAAGGCCCGGCGCCTCAAACAGCGCAACGACATCGGCCTCATCGTCGTCGACTACATGCAGCTGATGACCTCCGGTAAGAAGGTCGAATCCCGCCAGCAGGAAGTCTCCGAATTCTCCCGGAACCTCAAGCTGCTGGCCAAGGAACTCGAAGTACCGGTCGTGGCGATCTCCCAGCTCAACCGAGGTCCGGAACAGCGCAACGACCGCCGCCCCCAACTCTCCGACCTGCGTGAATCGGGCTGTCTGACCAGCGGAACCCGTCTGCTGCGGGCGGACACCGGCGCCGAGGTCACCTTCGGTGAACTCATGGAAACCGGGGAGCGTCCGATCGTGTGGTCCTTGGACGACCGGATGCGCATGGTTCCCCGGCCCATCACCAATGTCTTCTCCAGCGGGGTCAAGGAGGTCTTCAAGGTCCGGCTGGCCTCCGGCCGTGAGATCGAGGCGACCGCAAATCATCCGATGCTGACCATCCACGATTGGCTGCCCCTGGGCGAGCTTGTTGTGGGCGATCGTGTCGCCGTACCGCGCAGTGTCCCGGAACCGCTCGGTGCCGAGCCGCTGCCGGAATCCGAGATCATCATGCTGGCGCATCTCATCGGGGACGGATCGTTCGTGAAACGCCAGCCGATCCGCTACGCCAGCATCGACGAGGCCAATCTCGAAGCCGTCACCGAAGCGGCGAAGCACTTCGGGATCACACCGATCCGGGACGAACACGCTGCCGCCAAGGTCACCACGCTGCGCCTGCCCGCGCCCTACCGGCTTACCCACGGCAAGCGGAACCCGATCGCGGCATGGCTCGACGAAATGGGTCTGTTCGGGCTGCGCAGCCACGAGAAATTCATCCCGGAGCGGGTGTTCTCCCTGCCCCGCGAGCAGATCGCCCTGTTCCTCCGCCACCTCTGGGCCACGGACGGATCAATCTTCGTACGCAGCAGCAACGCAGTGAACGTCTACTACGCCACCAGGAGCAAAAGGCTTGCGGACAATGTTCAGCAGCTGCTGCTGCGCTTCTCCATCCACACCAGGATCTACCGTGCGAAGAAGTCCGGTTACCGTGATATGTGGCATGTGCAGGTGTACGGTGTCGAGAGCCAGTCGAGGTTCCTCGATAAGATCGGCGTGCACGGTGCTCGCAATGCGAAAGCTCAATCCGCAAAAGTACGACTCGCGGAGATGACTTACCAAGGCCGCTTCGACACGATTCCATCCGCAGTCTGGAACCACGTACAGATCGCGATGAAGCGAAGCAATGTGTCACTTGCGAGTGTTCAAGCAGCGGCAGGCGCAAGCAGAGGCGATCTTGATCTCGAATACTCCCCCACGCGAGTTCGATTCGCCAAGATGGCGCCGCTATTCGACAACGACCACCTGTCCGCCTTGGCGAACAGCGATGTCTTCTGGGACGAGATCGTGGAGATCACCTCACTCGGTGAGCAGCCGGTCTATGATGCCACCGTCGACGAGACGCATAACTTTACAGCCAACGGTATTGTTATGCACAATAGTCTCGAGCAAGATGCCGATATGGTTTTCCTGATTCATCGGCCGGATGCATTCGAGCAGGACGATCCGCGCATGGGCGAGGCGGATCTCATTCTGGCCAAGCATCGTGCCGGACCGACGGGCACGGTGACCGTGGCTCACCAGTTGCACTACAGCCGCTTCGTCGACATGGCCAGGGAGTAA
- a CDS encoding formylglycine-generating enzyme family protein — protein MDVGMGNEMIAIQPGQVTLSDRRTQHRWSVELEPYQLATFPTTRARYAQVTGQWPSTAHGNRSPVEGVSWWDAVRFCNALSEREGLAPVYRLDVDGEDAEWDTSADGYRLPTEAEWEHACRAGTTGARYGPLDEIAWHRRNSYERIHDVGGKQPNAWGLYDMLGNVWEWCWDIYDAEVYGTYRVLRGGGWFDEHWSCRASVRRRSHPTFRTDDVGFRLARFPSR, from the coding sequence ATGGACGTGGGAATGGGAAACGAGATGATCGCCATCCAGCCGGGTCAGGTGACGCTGTCGGATCGGCGAACGCAGCACAGGTGGTCGGTGGAGCTCGAGCCGTACCAACTCGCCACATTCCCGACCACCCGGGCGCGATACGCACAGGTCACCGGCCAGTGGCCGAGCACCGCACACGGCAACCGGTCGCCCGTCGAGGGCGTTTCCTGGTGGGATGCGGTCCGGTTCTGCAACGCCCTGTCCGAGCGCGAGGGTCTGGCGCCCGTGTATCGGCTGGATGTCGATGGCGAGGACGCCGAGTGGGACACCTCCGCCGACGGGTACCGGCTACCGACCGAGGCCGAGTGGGAGCACGCCTGCCGTGCCGGTACGACCGGCGCGCGGTACGGACCGCTCGACGAGATCGCTTGGCACCGCCGCAACTCGTACGAGCGGATTCACGACGTGGGCGGCAAGCAGCCCAACGCGTGGGGCCTGTACGACATGCTGGGCAACGTGTGGGAGTGGTGCTGGGACATCTACGATGCCGAGGTCTACGGCACGTATCGGGTACTGCGCGGCGGCGGGTGGTTCGACGAGCACTGGAGCTGCCGGGCCTCGGTGCGCCGCCGCAGCCACCCGACCTTCCGGACCGACGACGTGGGATTCCGCCTCGCGCGTTTCCCCTCGCGCTGA
- the rplI gene encoding 50S ribosomal protein L9: MKIILTADVSGLGSSGDIVEVRDGHARNLLFPRGLAIAATKGAEKQVHAIRRAQENRRVRDLEHARELKEQLQGIGSVALPKKVSKKGKLFGSITESDVVAAVRKAGGPSLDKRTVNLQGHIKSLGKHAVSVRLHPDVDASLDVEVTPAG, from the coding sequence GTGAAGATCATTCTGACTGCGGACGTGAGCGGTCTCGGCTCCTCGGGTGACATTGTCGAGGTTCGGGACGGCCACGCTCGAAATCTGCTGTTTCCCCGTGGTTTGGCGATCGCCGCCACGAAGGGTGCCGAGAAGCAGGTGCACGCGATCCGCCGTGCCCAGGAAAATCGCCGGGTCCGCGACCTGGAGCACGCCCGCGAGCTCAAGGAGCAACTGCAGGGCATCGGTTCCGTGGCGCTGCCCAAGAAGGTCTCCAAGAAGGGCAAGCTGTTCGGTTCCATCACCGAGTCCGATGTGGTCGCCGCCGTGCGCAAGGCAGGCGGTCCGTCCCTGGACAAGCGAACCGTGAATCTCCAGGGGCACATCAAGTCGCTGGGCAAGCACGCGGTGTCGGTGCGTCTGCACCCGGACGTGGACGCCTCGCTCGATGTCGAGGTCACGCCCGCCGGCTGA
- the rpsR gene encoding 30S ribosomal protein S18 produces MAKAPVRKPKKKVCAFCKDKAAQSIDFKDTTLLRKYISDRGKIRARRVTGNCSQHQRDVAIAVKNAREMALLPYTSTAR; encoded by the coding sequence ATGGCCAAGGCGCCCGTGCGCAAGCCGAAGAAGAAGGTCTGCGCGTTCTGCAAGGACAAGGCCGCGCAGAGCATCGATTTCAAGGACACCACGCTGCTGCGGAAGTACATCTCCGACCGTGGCAAGATCCGTGCCCGTCGCGTGACGGGCAACTGCAGCCAGCACCAGCGTGACGTGGCCATCGCGGTCAAGAACGCTCGTGAGATGGCGCTGCTGCCCTACACCTCGACCGCCCGCTGA
- a CDS encoding MFS transporter, producing MSTAGSPRLLDVFQGQPKAVWITAFAAVIAFMGIGLVDPILLSIADSLNAAPSQVTLLFSSYLGVQVVAMLITGAFSSRFGAKRTVVTGLVLIVLATVACALASSIGQLIALRAVWGLGNAFFIATALSVIVGAASGGQQAAILLYEAALGIGLSTGPLLGALLGHLSWRGPFAGTAVLMAVALVLAVGFLPSDSGERRQRVTLLDPLRALRHGGLLRTSLGSALYTAAFFTVLAWSPFVLEFGAIAVGLVFFGWGLCVAVAGVTLAPKLAARFGEVGATVFAVLAYAALLGVMTIDSKVVVVVGVILSGLASGLLNTLFTGAAMSASSAPRPVASAGYNFCRWFGGALAATLVGHVAEWFDSPHAPFAVGAVACVLAAGLLLSGRCRPDPHTVPAEAAVVGDEV from the coding sequence ATGAGTACCGCAGGCAGTCCCCGGCTGCTGGACGTGTTCCAGGGTCAGCCGAAAGCCGTGTGGATCACCGCGTTCGCCGCGGTGATCGCCTTCATGGGAATCGGCCTGGTCGATCCGATCCTGCTGTCCATCGCGGATTCCCTGAATGCCGCGCCCTCGCAGGTGACCCTGCTGTTCTCGTCCTACCTCGGCGTGCAGGTCGTGGCGATGCTGATCACCGGTGCGTTCAGCTCCCGGTTCGGTGCCAAACGCACCGTGGTGACCGGGCTCGTGCTGATCGTGCTGGCGACCGTGGCGTGTGCGCTGGCGAGTTCCATCGGCCAGCTGATCGCTCTGCGTGCGGTGTGGGGGCTCGGCAATGCCTTCTTCATCGCCACGGCGCTGTCGGTGATCGTGGGGGCTGCCAGTGGTGGCCAGCAGGCGGCAATCCTGCTGTACGAGGCGGCGCTGGGGATCGGCCTGTCGACCGGGCCACTGCTGGGCGCGCTGCTGGGGCACCTGTCCTGGCGCGGTCCGTTCGCCGGGACGGCGGTGCTGATGGCCGTCGCGCTGGTCCTCGCGGTCGGTTTCCTTCCGTCGGACAGCGGTGAGCGCAGGCAGCGGGTGACGTTGCTCGATCCGTTGCGCGCGTTGCGGCACGGGGGTTTGCTGCGCACCTCGCTCGGTTCGGCGTTGTACACGGCGGCCTTCTTCACGGTGCTGGCATGGTCTCCCTTTGTGCTGGAGTTCGGGGCGATTGCGGTCGGTCTGGTGTTTTTCGGCTGGGGCTTGTGCGTGGCCGTGGCGGGGGTGACGTTGGCGCCGAAGCTGGCCGCTCGTTTCGGCGAGGTGGGCGCAACGGTGTTCGCGGTGCTGGCCTACGCGGCGCTGCTCGGTGTGATGACCATCGACTCCAAGGTGGTGGTCGTCGTCGGCGTGATCCTGAGCGGATTGGCTTCGGGACTGTTGAACACCCTGTTCACCGGGGCTGCGATGAGCGCGAGTTCGGCGCCGCGCCCGGTCGCCAGCGCGGGATACAACTTCTGTCGCTGGTTCGGTGGTGCCCTGGCGGCGACGCTGGTCGGTCATGTGGCGGAGTGGTTCGATTCACCGCATGCGCCGTTCGCAGTCGGTGCCGTGGCGTGTGTCCTGGCGGCGGGGCTGTTGCTGTCCGGGCGGTGCAGGCCGGACCCACACACGGTTCCTGCCGAGGCTGCCGTGGTCGGCGACGAGGTCTGA
- the rpsF gene encoding 30S ribosomal protein S6 encodes MRHYELMVILDPSLDERNVASSLENFLKVIRNDGGSIEQVDVWGRRRLAYEIDKHTEGIYVVLDINSESASVQEMDRQLNINETVLRTKVLRKLHEPRKEARVARAAAKTNRSQAPA; translated from the coding sequence ATGCGTCATTACGAGCTCATGGTCATCCTCGACCCGAGCCTGGACGAGCGCAACGTCGCTTCGTCCCTGGAAAACTTCCTCAAGGTCATCCGCAACGACGGTGGCAGCATCGAGCAGGTCGACGTCTGGGGCCGGCGTCGGCTGGCCTACGAGATCGACAAGCACACCGAGGGTATCTACGTCGTGCTGGACATCAACAGCGAGTCGGCCTCCGTGCAGGAAATGGACCGCCAGCTCAACATCAACGAGACGGTTCTGCGGACCAAGGTCCTGCGCAAGCTCCACGAGCCCCGCAAGGAAGCTCGCGTGGCCCGCGCCGCTGCCAAGACCAACCGCAGCCAGGCACCTGCCTGA
- a CDS encoding sporulation protein: MARHDSSVCSSCLPHVGVLTIVFRFWGLRALPGSVGARLGGMFKKLLAAVGVGGAEVETELHTPGVQPGGVVQGVIRLRGGEVAQEIPGLFAELVTRVEHEAGDDEVEAMRGFHKVQVARDVALPPGQVVESPFSLPVPLETPVTHYRDRPLPGPVVSVRTTLEIKSAVDATDTDPIGVGALPAQHVLLEGIERLGFRLHRADVEAGRLGGTRQRLPFYQEIEFAGSSRYPRLNQLEVSFVADEHGMDVVLEADKKAGLLSSGRDLINVVRVDYGTVHNLDWAAELHPLLESMSSGRL, translated from the coding sequence GTGGCTCGGCACGACAGCAGCGTGTGCTCGTCGTGCTTGCCGCACGTCGGTGTGCTCACGATCGTGTTTCGGTTTTGGGGGCTGCGGGCATTGCCGGGCTCGGTGGGCGCAAGACTGGGCGGCATGTTCAAAAAGTTGCTGGCAGCGGTCGGTGTGGGTGGCGCCGAGGTCGAGACGGAACTGCACACTCCTGGTGTGCAGCCCGGTGGCGTGGTGCAGGGCGTGATCCGGTTGCGTGGTGGGGAGGTCGCTCAGGAGATTCCCGGGTTGTTCGCCGAACTGGTGACGCGGGTGGAGCACGAGGCCGGTGATGACGAGGTCGAGGCGATGCGCGGCTTCCACAAGGTGCAGGTGGCGCGCGATGTCGCTTTGCCACCGGGGCAGGTCGTCGAGTCGCCGTTCAGCCTGCCGGTGCCGTTGGAGACGCCGGTGACGCATTACCGGGACCGTCCCCTGCCTGGTCCGGTGGTTTCGGTGCGTACGACGTTGGAGATCAAGTCGGCGGTCGACGCGACCGACACGGATCCGATCGGTGTGGGGGCGTTGCCTGCCCAGCACGTTTTGCTGGAAGGGATCGAGCGCCTCGGGTTCCGGCTGCACAGGGCGGATGTGGAAGCCGGGCGGCTGGGGGGAACCCGGCAGCGGTTGCCGTTTTACCAGGAGATCGAGTTCGCCGGTTCCTCGCGTTATCCGCGGCTGAACCAGCTCGAGGTGAGTTTCGTGGCCGACGAGCACGGGATGGACGTGGTACTGGAGGCCGACAAGAAGGCGGGTCTGCTCAGCAGCGGCCGCGACCTGATCAACGTGGTGCGGGTGGATTACGGCACGGTGCACAACCTTGATTGGGCGGCCGAGTTGCATCCGCTGTTGGAGTCCATGAGCAGCGGTCGGCTCTGA
- a CDS encoding deoxyribonuclease IV, translating to MRIGAHVRDDDPLSAAAERGAEVVQFFLSDPQGWKAPQPHPQAAQLRDSDLTVFVHSPYVINVASLNNRIRIPSRKSVMQQTAAAAAVGAEGVVVHGGHVTKNDDPADGVANWRKLFERQAAEGGFEVPVLIENTAGGANAMARSFEDLARLWDSVGEFGAGFCLDTCHAHAAGEDLLDVVDRVRAITGRIDLVHLNDSRDAFGSSRDRHANIGAGHIDPQLLRAVCENAGAPVVVETPGDGQAADIAFLRGRSPA from the coding sequence ATGCGTATCGGAGCCCATGTGCGCGATGACGATCCGCTCTCGGCTGCCGCCGAGCGTGGCGCGGAAGTCGTGCAGTTCTTCCTGTCCGATCCACAGGGGTGGAAGGCTCCGCAGCCGCATCCGCAGGCCGCGCAGTTGCGCGACTCGGACCTCACGGTGTTCGTGCACTCGCCGTATGTCATCAACGTGGCATCGTTGAACAATCGAATCAGGATTCCGTCCCGCAAGTCCGTGATGCAGCAGACGGCGGCTGCGGCGGCGGTCGGAGCCGAGGGAGTGGTCGTGCACGGCGGGCACGTCACCAAGAACGACGATCCTGCCGATGGTGTCGCGAACTGGCGCAAGCTGTTCGAGCGCCAGGCTGCCGAAGGCGGGTTCGAGGTGCCGGTGTTGATCGAGAACACGGCGGGCGGTGCGAACGCCATGGCCCGCAGTTTCGAGGATCTGGCTCGGCTGTGGGACTCGGTCGGTGAGTTCGGGGCGGGGTTCTGTCTGGACACCTGCCATGCCCATGCGGCGGGGGAGGACCTGCTCGATGTCGTCGATCGGGTCCGGGCGATCACCGGACGGATCGATCTGGTGCACCTCAACGATTCACGCGACGCCTTCGGTTCGTCGCGTGATCGGCACGCCAACATCGGTGCAGGCCACATCGATCCGCAGTTGCTGCGCGCCGTGTGCGAGAACGCGGGCGCGCCGGTGGTCGTCGAGACACCCGGGGACGGGCAAGCCGCCGATATCGCCTTTCTGCGCGGACGATCCCCTGCATGA